The Diceros bicornis minor isolate mBicDic1 chromosome 15, mDicBic1.mat.cur, whole genome shotgun sequence genome has a window encoding:
- the RTP2 gene encoding receptor-transporting protein 2 has translation MCTSLTTCEWKKVFYEKMEVAKPADSWELIIDPKLKPNELAPGWKQYLEQHASGRFHCSWCWHTWQSAHVVILFHMHLDRAQRAGSVRMRVFKQLCYECGTARLDESSMLEENIESLVDNLITSLREQCYDEDGGQYRIHVASRPDSGPHRSEFCEACQEGIVHWKPSEKLLEEEATTYTFSGASKPGAREGSGYHFFSLRWCLFWACLCLLIAYLQFSFRSSAFF, from the exons ATGTGTACCAGCCTGACCACTTGTGAATGGAAGAAAGTCTTCTATGAGAAGATGGAGGTGGCAAAGCCGGCTGACAGCTGGGAACTCATCATAGACCCCAAACTCAAGCCCAATGAGCTGGCCCCTGGCTGGAAGCAGTACCTGGAACAACATGCCTCAGGCAG GTTCCACTGCTCCTGGTGCTGGCACACCTGGCAGTCGGCCCACGTGGTCATCCTCTTCCACATGCATCTGGATCGCGCCCAGCGGGCGGGCTCGGTGCGCATGCGCGTCTTCAAGCAGCTGTGCTACGAGTGCGGCACGGCGCGGCTGGACGAGTCGAGCATGCTGGAGGAGAACATCGAGAGCCTGGTGGACAACCTCATCACCAGCCTGCGCGAGCAGTGCTACGACGAGGACGGCGGCCAGTACCGCATCCACGTGGCCAGCCGCCCGGACAGCGGACCGCACCGCAGCGAGTTCTGCGAGGCCTGCCAGGAGGGCATCGTGCACTGGAAGCCCAGCGAGAAGCTGCTGGAGGAGGAGGCGACCACCTACACCTTCTCTGGTGCCTCCAAGCCAGGGGCTCGGGAGGGTTCAGGCTACCACTTCTTCTCCCTCCGCTGGTGCCTCTTCTGGGCCTGCCTCTGCCTGCTCATTGCCTACCTGCAGTTCTCCTTTCGCAGCTCTGCCTTCTTTTAG